A window of the Spirochaetota bacterium genome harbors these coding sequences:
- a CDS encoding PaaI family thioesterase, which translates to MIEFEDKICFGCGPDNEKGLRLQLEFDDDTKTAFGQYTAHELLEGPPNIIHAGVIAAILDETMITVNKYLETIALTSELTVRYLQPAFVGENLYIRGWYVKKSKRVIENRAEIENEMGKIVARAKGKYIEYDEIPQPD; encoded by the coding sequence ATGATTGAATTTGAAGATAAAATATGCTTCGGTTGCGGCCCCGATAACGAGAAGGGCCTGAGGCTGCAGCTGGAATTTGATGATGACACAAAGACCGCTTTTGGACAATACACGGCTCACGAGCTTCTTGAAGGACCGCCTAACATAATACATGCCGGCGTCATAGCCGCCATCCTTGATGAGACGATGATAACCGTAAACAAGTACCTGGAGACGATAGCACTGACGAGCGAACTGACCGTGCGATATCTGCAGCCCGCCTTTGTCGGAGAGAATCTGTATATCCGGGGCTGGTATGTGAAAAAGAGCAAGCGCGTCATAGAGAACAGGGCCGAGATCGAAAATGAAATGGGAAAGATCGTGGCCAGGGCGAAAGGCAAATATATAGAGTACGACGAGATACCCCAGCCGGATTAA
- a CDS encoding AAA family ATPase produces MTKPAFDPEKSIEEILNLESEEAQPNAETVGEKAGVSGKKTSDFNFNIKPEELESFLNQYVVGQEETIEVIATKVCTHFNRMNLENKIPQKERLVGNIKSNMLLIGPTGVGKTYIVKLIAKKIGVPFVKADATKFSETGYVGGDVEDLVRELVHEADGDIRRAEYGIIYLDEIDKIASTGHMYGPDVSRSGVQRNLLKLMEEAEVDLKTPHDLASQVEAAMEAQRTGKVSRQKINTRNILFIVSGAFSGLEEMINKRLNKQSIGFEKTKIGGEDRQDILKKVKTEDLIEFGFESEFVGRLPVYVVLNSLDEDGLYKILKNKYSTVVLGKKMDFRSYGIELGFSDEALRLLAAKAHSEKTGARGLLSVFEKVLIKFEKSLPSTNIKKLMVDRRVVETPGEVLKDLLIEDGIQSFQKDFLVEHGIYLDFEKEAIEKIQEMAGERLKSIKQLCNELFHDYYHGLRLVKLEHFTIPREAVDRPDEYLNAFIKENYHK; encoded by the coding sequence ATGACAAAACCCGCATTTGATCCGGAAAAAAGCATAGAAGAGATTCTTAACCTTGAATCGGAGGAGGCTCAGCCCAATGCCGAGACCGTGGGCGAAAAGGCCGGGGTATCCGGAAAGAAAACATCCGATTTCAATTTCAATATCAAGCCCGAGGAGCTGGAGAGCTTCCTGAACCAGTATGTAGTCGGACAGGAGGAAACCATCGAGGTCATAGCGACCAAGGTGTGCACCCACTTCAACCGCATGAACCTCGAGAACAAGATCCCCCAGAAGGAGCGCCTCGTGGGCAACATCAAGAGCAATATGCTCCTCATAGGGCCCACCGGCGTCGGCAAAACGTACATTGTGAAGCTCATCGCGAAAAAGATCGGCGTTCCCTTCGTCAAGGCCGACGCGACCAAGTTCAGCGAGACCGGTTATGTCGGCGGCGACGTGGAAGACCTGGTGCGGGAGCTGGTGCATGAGGCTGACGGCGATATCAGGAGGGCCGAGTACGGCATCATCTATCTGGATGAGATAGACAAGATCGCGTCAACGGGACACATGTACGGCCCCGACGTGTCGCGCAGCGGCGTCCAGCGCAATTTGCTGAAGCTCATGGAAGAGGCGGAGGTGGACCTGAAAACGCCCCATGACCTGGCGTCGCAGGTCGAGGCCGCCATGGAGGCGCAGCGGACCGGCAAGGTGTCGCGGCAGAAGATCAACACGAGGAACATCCTCTTCATCGTGTCAGGGGCCTTCAGCGGCCTCGAAGAGATGATCAACAAGCGGCTCAACAAGCAGTCCATCGGCTTCGAAAAAACGAAGATCGGCGGCGAGGACCGCCAGGACATCCTCAAAAAGGTGAAGACCGAGGACCTGATCGAGTTCGGCTTCGAATCGGAGTTCGTCGGCCGGCTCCCGGTATACGTGGTGCTCAACAGCCTGGACGAGGATGGGCTCTACAAGATTTTAAAAAACAAGTACAGCACCGTCGTTCTGGGAAAGAAGATGGACTTCCGGTCCTACGGGATCGAGCTCGGCTTTTCCGACGAGGCCCTCCGACTCCTCGCGGCCAAGGCCCACAGCGAAAAGACCGGCGCCAGGGGCCTTCTGAGCGTTTTCGAAAAAGTGCTGATCAAGTTCGAGAAAAGCCTTCCCTCGACAAATATTAAGAAGCTCATGGTGGACAGGAGGGTCGTCGAAACCCCGGGAGAAGTCCTTAAAGATCTGCTGATTGAGGACGGCATACAGAGCTTCCAGAAGGACTTCCTTGTGGAGCATGGTATTTACCTCGATTTTGAAAAGGAGGCCATTGAAAAGATCCAGGAGATGGCCGGAGAACGGCTCAAGAGCATCAAGCAGCTCTGCAATGAGCTGTTCCATGATTATTATCATGGCCTTCGACTGGTGAAGCTCGAGCATTTTACCATTCCCCGGGAAGCGGTTGACAGGCCGGATGAGTATCTCAATGCCTTTATTAAGGAAAACTATCACAAATAA
- a CDS encoding 4Fe-4S binding protein — translation MAHVISDECTNCGACESECPVEAISEKGDKRVIDADACTDCGACAAVCPVDAISPA, via the coding sequence ATGGCTCATGTTATCAGCGATGAATGCACGAACTGCGGCGCCTGTGAATCGGAATGCCCGGTTGAAGCGATAAGCGAAAAGGGCGACAAAAGAGTGATCGACGCCGACGCCTGCACCGACTGCGGCGCCTGCGCTGCCGTATGCCCGGTTGACGCGATATCACCGGCGTAA
- a CDS encoding M23 family metallopeptidase produces the protein MLVSKKFSLIGLAIFFNALWAMAIIDNAHGRSKTESDSRPPAKHFAEIKLPRGYRPSPAHVLQLIGTHINVDLYAATFAQGMAVYAELYWNQAMPEKKMAVERLDFDGRDILLSKREWGYRALFGIHAETAPGMRSLRVAYSIDGHQVTDTFTVRVSRSEYRFPRGALDLGKYSDVDYRPTPEELAFINRCAAKKNMVFKRIGPDLLGESFSHPRDRHHITSSFWAKRLIMQYRKKNGKKIRLKNKLNVHRGVDLRGKTGEPVFSIGGGTVVIAEPMYYEGNFIVIDHGNRIFTYYMHLHSFSVKEGDIVKAGQTVGTVGSTGLSTAAHLHVSLVLQDINVDPLSIIMLPVRR, from the coding sequence GTGCTTGTATCGAAAAAATTTTCCCTTATCGGTTTGGCCATCTTCTTCAATGCCCTGTGGGCCATGGCGATAATTGATAACGCCCATGGCCGGAGTAAAACCGAATCCGATTCTCGTCCGCCGGCAAAACACTTTGCAGAAATAAAGCTTCCCCGGGGATATCGTCCTTCTCCGGCCCATGTTCTTCAATTAATAGGGACGCATATCAATGTTGACCTGTACGCCGCGACGTTCGCCCAGGGAATGGCGGTATACGCCGAGCTGTACTGGAACCAGGCAATGCCGGAAAAAAAGATGGCAGTGGAAAGGCTTGATTTTGACGGCAGGGATATCCTTCTCTCGAAGCGGGAATGGGGCTACCGGGCGCTTTTCGGCATACATGCGGAAACGGCTCCCGGCATGAGGAGCCTGCGGGTCGCCTATTCCATCGACGGCCATCAGGTGACGGACACGTTCACCGTTCGGGTTTCACGGAGCGAATACCGGTTTCCTCGCGGCGCCCTTGACCTGGGAAAGTACTCTGATGTCGATTATCGACCCACACCGGAAGAGCTCGCGTTCATCAACAGATGCGCGGCAAAGAAAAACATGGTCTTCAAAAGGATCGGACCGGATTTACTCGGGGAATCATTCTCTCATCCGCGGGACAGGCATCATATAACATCCTCTTTCTGGGCAAAGAGGCTTATCATGCAGTACCGGAAAAAGAACGGTAAAAAGATACGGTTGAAAAACAAGTTGAATGTTCACAGGGGTGTCGACTTGAGAGGAAAAACCGGAGAGCCGGTTTTTTCAATAGGGGGCGGTACGGTGGTCATAGCGGAACCGATGTATTATGAGGGGAATTTCATAGTCATCGACCATGGCAACAGAATATTTACCTATTATATGCATCTTCATTCATTTTCAGTGAAAGAAGGAGATATAGTGAAAGCAGGGCAGACGGTGGGAACCGTTGGATCCACCGGGCTATCCACCGCCGCTCACCTTCATGTTTCGCTGGTTTTACAGGATATTAATGTGGATCCTCTCAGTATTATAATGCTACCTGTGAGAAGATAA